GATCTCGAGGAGCTCGGCGGCGAGCGCGTCCTGACCGCGGAGCTCGACGTCACCCGCCCGGAGCAGATTGACCGCGCGGTGGCCCTGGCCGGGGAACGGTTCGGGGGTGTGGACGTGCTGCTGAACAACGCCGGGATCGGCTACTTCGCCGCCGTGGAGGAGAGCGAGCAGGCACAGGTGCGGCGGATGATGGAGATCAACGTGCACGGTCTGGCCGCCGTCACCGCCGCCGTCCTGCCCGGGATGCGGGCCTGCCGCTCGGGCACGGTCCTGAACGTCTCGTCGGTCGGCGGGGTGCGCTCGTTCCCCGCGGTCGGCTGGTACAACGCCTCCAAGTTCGCCGTCGAGGGGCTCTCCGAGGCGCTGGCCCAGGAGGTGGCCCCGCTGGGGATCCGGGTGGTGCTGATCGAGCCCTCCGGGTTCGCCACCGACTGGGCCGGTGACTCCGCCGGCGAGGTGGCCGCGCACGCGGTCATCGCCGACTACGACGGCACGGCGGGGGCCCAGCGCCGGGCCTTCCGCGAGGGCGCGGGCCGGGAGGCCGGTGACCCGGCCAGGGCCGCCGTGGCCATCGTCGACGTGGCCCACGACGCGGCGCCGCCGCTGCGCCTGCCGCTGGGCAACTTCGCCTACGACGGGCTGCTGGAGAAGCTCGACGCGGTGCGCGCCGATGTGGCCTCCCGGGAGGCCGTCAGCCGGGGCGCCGACCGCGTCGCCTCCTGATCCGCCACGATTCTTCCCACGTACGAGGAGCATTCATGAGCACGACGTCCACCCGCCCGCTGGCCCTGGTGAGCGGTGGCTCGGCCGGCATCGGCCTGGAACTGGCCCGGCAGCTGGCCGGGCACGGTCACGACCTGGCGCTGTCCGGGCAGAGCGCCCGGGTGCACGA
Above is a genomic segment from Kineosporia corallincola containing:
- a CDS encoding oxidoreductase is translated as MLTWFITGSSRGFGRHTALEALRRGDRVVATARSLAALKDLEELGGERVLTAELDVTRPEQIDRAVALAGERFGGVDVLLNNAGIGYFAAVEESEQAQVRRMMEINVHGLAAVTAAVLPGMRACRSGTVLNVSSVGGVRSFPAVGWYNASKFAVEGLSEALAQEVAPLGIRVVLIEPSGFATDWAGDSAGEVAAHAVIADYDGTAGAQRRAFREGAGREAGDPARAAVAIVDVAHDAAPPLRLPLGNFAYDGLLEKLDAVRADVASREAVSRGADRVAS